The DNA window AACTAGAGCACATTCATaacttttgtaaatatatgtgtAAACTGTGCACTTGAAAACATAAATGCGCACCGATATCtaggctaacaaaaaaataatgtttttttgtagAGCTGTGTTATTAGCGTGTTCCCATGgtatacgacttgacagttcgtggactaatattattagtcttataccgtttgagaaatgggccccagttcgtggaccaataatattagtctaataaagTTCGAGGAATGGGGCCCCTGtctaatataaacatattacgCTAGGTCACCCatgttttttttaggtatttacttagttttaattttaagttaatatacaaaaacaagTACAATAACAAAATGTAATACTGCTAAAACTAAGTAGTatgaactaaataaataaaaaacttatactCACCTAgctatactcgtacttatatcTTAGGTCCTCTAGATCTGACCCCTGCGGAAGCAGAGGCGGCGTTCGGcatgggcgacgtgggccaccgcttacggcctcgcggtccgaggggcctcgcgcctcaaataagtatatctcggacacaacgtaaaaatgttcgtcaTTTCTTGCGCAACCAGAGGGcttcgctaaatgtaccttgcccacataaaattttggtcccGCCACTGTGCGGAAATGCCCATAAGGCTGCATGGCCACATTCCCACGCTGTATAGCTATGGCTATTCTTTGGCCTAGGAATGAGCCAGCTCTAGGCTCACCCATGGTCTCAATCAGCCTTTTTTAAAGGCTCTGGTAAAGTTTATGGGCGTCACGACTCTACGACCCCAGGGTCTCTATcgcaaacgccgcaaatatgtggtTGTTTGAAAGACCagcatatttgcggcgctttagGGTTTCGGCTGCTGCCGcaggttacattttattcaaattttgttaagtacctactaaGTATGTTTTTGGTTTTAATTAACAGTTCTACTTAATTAACAGAGCTATCATACCTATATCAGGCAATGTAAATATTGCAGGTCATCGGTTATCATAAATGTTATTCTAgatgaaaattattattactgttttacttattattttgttattataattatttttattgaatatgtatgttttatttggaattatTTATGACATGATGACAttcctttttttgtttgattgaatttaattgtttattgtaTTCATTGTGTATAATAGATATGTTTAAACTTGTTAGTAAGATACTttgaaattttttatataaatatattatcattattaattgACTTTTCTGGATTTTTTTTAGGCTATTTTACTGCgatgatgtaatttttttcatataagtgAATTGGTGTATActgtaagtttgtattgaaaatgaaatcAAATGAAATAAGCGCCAAGTTTAATTTTCGCTACACCGGCTAGTAAAGGTTCGCCTGATTGCTCAGAAACTTTGTGCTAAAGAGCTAATATTTATCAAACtactggatcgatttttatagGAAGCGTggatgaactgtaggaggcagcacaggagccgtcagatttttggcgcgaggagtaaatgtgatgtttattgttccgatgtagcccacaagatggcagaacctactatgcacaagaaaacacgtgacgtgtaaatgtacatgtttatggttccgaatcaggccacaagatggcagaccatccaacgcacggtccctatcaaTCATTGCAAGGAACTACCGCAGAGAAAATCGCTTTTACGTATAAAAAACCTCATGGAAATCGATCCATCCgctacattttgttttttggacgacaggtctggcctagtgggtacctGGGTGTTGAGtatagtggccctgcctatgaagccgatggtcccgggttcgaatcccggtaggggcattttGAGTGATGCAcacagatattttgttcctgaggtATGGATGTTTTTTAagtgtattatttatataccgatatagatagatatacagggtgaccttagccattggacaaaccctgaaatcccacgtagggttacttctcaggaatgctctgacgttaatatttttttaattaaaacaaaagataaaaaaaatacttttttcgaacaaaagttatttgcaataatcgacaacaaaaagaaacacactgtgttaatatttggcagtgtttttgacaatttgttcgaaatatttgataatgaggccatttttcaaaagtcagaagcttatttgtttcataaataaaaaaggttgaagaaggttccatactattctttgactATATTACcctaggagctactaacacatacaggctgctccaaagtaaaaattggtaatttgttaatttcttcgaaaccgcttcacaggctgttatgatactttgtacactggttctacaTACCCtcatgcatatgtacatttcggcttcgtccaatggctagggacacgcTGTATATGTATAGGGATAACGATAGATATATTCAAACACTATTtaacacaaatattttattgacacaaGTACCTAATATACGTGTTAACCTACACTTGAGTacctatacttatattatttttataagtgtaTTTGCTTGTATTTATaggtaaaatcaaataaaatcattattattctaatttaacaattaaaacatagtttatttaccACAGTCAAGGCAAAAAAGtaatactaaaattaaatcACATGAGGAATTTTTAACACTTAGGTATAAATCACATtctttacatttataattatagtattattatacaattttaatcATACAACGAACTGGGAAATATAGAACAAAATATGTAATACAAACACGGAACAATACTACATTACAATTGCATACAGGCGACTTTTGAGCAGTTtagtttataaaagtaactaaaAGTCCATtctaagcaaagagaatttgaaatagaggtccaagaaaattttgtagccatagtaaatttactgccatctttcgacacatgattagaacttttaaaacgccatttaactttgatccttgttctttcactgatatgtgttaaatttgttaaatatcaaaaagtggcgccatcttaccgggcctCGGCTAAAGGTTAtcgcgccatcgctcgaaacgatgccgccatacctttagcctttgatccattagatggcaccactttttgtAAGAGTCgaaatggcgggtgtacctaaataaaattatatgaaaaccataccatatatttgtacctaatttgtactatttagtacctcctttaaaaaaaatgtacctcacggtacataaagttatcatcaaaaaacagtacacccgccatcctgacagtaagaatggcgggtgtactttattacgctatgttcccgtggttattgataaattctataaaagccaaatttttgtaccttcatattcaattataatatgagccgtTGTATTTGTAGTTTCCAAGTTTTCCtcgttttatattttgcttgctattacaattttgcaggcgttataattgtTCAAGTTATagatctcatttttaagaacAAAAcactaaggtacaattatttttattacgctaaggtttaattagttttaatcatgtgtcgaatataaatttactgtggctacaaagttttctttaacaatccacCTTGTTGTTTCTTAACtaattaaggaagagcggtggttttatttgttacttaattaaaaagagGCTCCAACACTTACAactgtataagtaatttttatacagaataatttagttttattaaatatctcTATTTTCTTTGATTCTAAGGGACACAAGATAACCTACGATTGTAAACCAATATTGTAGAGGAAACTGTGCtaaatttaacaattaaaaatatctaatcCCTCAAAATAAGACCTTAAAATCCGTCAGAATTCGTCCAGAAGGTGAGATTCACGTCCTCTATGACCAACTTTGACCTCGTTGGAATGAGCGAAGCCGAAGGCCGACTGCCACAAGGCACACATCAGATAGGGCAATGCCCTACGAAAGCTCACGTAAGGCCGAAAACGAGGCTAGAAGGCCGAGCTGCAGGGGCCACAAAAAGGTCTACTTTGTCAGGGACGTGAAGCTTATGGCAGCTACcagaaatatgtattatataccgTCAAATTTAAAGTTATCAAACGTtgtcatattaaatatattaaaatgggtCTGTCTCGTATTTTAAGTCAAAAGTGCACTACTGTGCCGGTCTGCCAACGTGAGCTCCCGATGATGTttctcggtacggagtgaaacatatCGAGcgattttcgacttaaaataagtCACGGGTtacgttttaacatatttaatatgtctgagtctcacggaagttttgttaccAAATATCGGCTCCTTAGCTTAAAGGGCCATTTACATCCACATGCAAACGGGACCTATGTTGGGGCCGACGTCGGGcatgggggcctaccgcgaaaaccaaaattcgcaaattgcggggatctttctcttttactctcactaggaCCCAATTaaagtgacaaagaaaaatgcccgcaattgacgaacttctattTTCGCTGTAGGCCCCCTGAGCAAGTCGTTTtccttttcacaaaatatcagTACATCGTtagcaatatttgaaatgtaaaaaacagttcaaatgcaaaaatatcaaatattgaaaatttttggcaattagagactatagtacattatgatacaagtatGCTAATggtaagttggtcattacacacgaggcgatattgtatCGAGGcgagaaagccgatgtgggtaatgatcaatgcacacgcgtttcatacgacgtttttcaacacacttgcgaggaaaaaacaaaacttataagatttttttttgtcaaaacagtaagtacaaatttcaaaatggtggcttaccgttttaacatcgaataattgcaccaaagcgtgctggccgttgggcttgtaggcacttattcgccagttcattgaagtaagctaccaacacgttttctaAGAAAGACTGAGCGTCTTtactgattttccattgaataaaagtttcatataccgccaattatttttcacccgattttgatggtaaaaggcagTGAACGGAAAAACAGAAGCATTCTGTCCGCTCAATTATAGCCCAACGTAAACTACCCTGAGATGGGCGGCGCTTACAAACTACTCGATTTGCAAGTTCAGTTCGACTGAATTGAGTCAGTGACGGATGGCTATATCGGCTTATAAaaacaacttttatttataattaaacatgtcttaatgtGTCGCGAAGTGGTGCAGAAGTTATTCTGGTCATTCCAAGGACAGTGCATTCGTCTTCGGCTTCGCTCATTCCAACGAGGTCAAAGCTGGTCATAGACGACGTGAATATTCGACGGATGGatatcaaatcgataaaatgttatgtttattcattattgtaatttacgagataatttaatctataaattatgtttggtgtgataaaacctctttgaactaacatttgaaacctaatagttggttaaaatgtttttttattactcgaccaaattaacaCATTccctgccgggaacccacctggtgggcgcccGTGagctttgttcagatgccggacaaaaaacggcgcactaccccagaaaccggtggtctatagctgcgtacaaaaacAACccacgaggggggtggggttagggtcgccaacgggcatgtaactcctctggagttgcaggtgtacataggctacggagactgcttacgatcaggcaggccgtatgcttgtttgccaccgacatagtattaaaaaaaaaacccgcccagcgggttgtctggcatctgaacaaagttcacgagcgcccaccacgTGGGTTCCCgatttctggggtagtgcgccgttttttgtctggcagtgaatgtgttaagaaggctccgtttccatgcatattattagcaatcagttaccttcttaattCAGtcagataatataatgaaaaagcacgagtgttatttAATATGCTGAAaaatctaggattatgagccaaaaatcggtggaatgtGGGGCCCGTTTGCATGTGGATGTAATCGGCCCTTAAATTAGAATCGTTAAAACAAAGCGTCACATACCTCGTACTTGTAACTTTTTTGCAAGCCCCTGCAGGAGCTCCAACTCCGCACAATGCGACTGCCACGGACTACCTGTTTTCTCTTGGCTTGCTTAAATAGCTGTTTATGATTGCAGTAGATGGTTTTCTTCTAGTAAATGGAGGTTTTGGGACTAATGGTAATTTTAATTGCACAATATTCCCGTCTACAATTGACGCACCGACAAGGCCGACGAACTCTATTAAGGTTCTTATACATTTTTTAGGCTTTAAAGCATCGTAGAGAGGTTTCAGCTCAAACTGAAAGTTGTTTAAGATCAAACAACACACTATTACATGGCATATTATTTTGTCTGTCATATCTTTGGATCTGATTCTACGTTTTGCACTTTTATATTCACGAAATTCTGTAAATTCCTTCAATAGTAGATCATTCAATGTCTCAGAAAAATGGCATATTTTGAAGTCTTTTCCCCTGAGTTCTGATTTCACATGAATGAATTTTATCAGTTCACTTGCATAAACTGCTAGCACGGTGAACTGTTTGGAGAGCAACTTGTTTTTGATGATAGACTGTATGTATGGGTGTAGATTCTCACTATAATTACTCTTTTCCAACTCACAGTAAATCTTCTTGTATTTACTTTTGGAGAATAATTTGTCTATAAGGTAAACATTTTCAAGTTCAGTTGCTTCTCTGTTAATAGGCGGTACGTAGAAGTCATCTGGGTCAATAACCTCAGTTTCGTCATCTGCACTtttattctttttctttttgttttcacttttttctttctttttgttttcacttttttctttctttttgttttcacttttttctttctttttgttttcactttttttatttcgatatttcGAAGTTATATCTATAATGTCCTGCTTTGGCACTAATGGTAATTTTAACTCTACCAGCAATCCCTCGTCTCCGTTAACAATCACCGCTCCAACAAGACTCACAGCCATTTCGACATGTTTTGTAACATATGTGTTCTTTATTGTATTACAAAAATCTTCTAGTTTAAATCGAAAGTTATTTAAGATTAACAAACATACAATTATATGACATAACATTCTTTCTTTTATGTCATATAACTTGTTTTTAACCATTCTAGTTTCactaataaatctttttttgaagatattatttagtttatcaGAAAGGCGGGTTATTCTATAACTGCCGTTTTTTGTATTAACTTCTTTTAATAGTTCATTTGCGTATGCAGCTAGCACCGTTAATTGTAAAGAAAGAGTCTTATTTTCGATAAAAGACTGTATATATGGGTGTAAATTATCTTTGTAATTATGCTGTTGTAACTCATAATAAATTGCCTCATACTCATCTTTAGACAAAATCTCCTCTACAGGATATACATCTTCAACTTCAGTTGCTTCTCTGTTAATACTTGGTAGATAGAAATCATCCGGGTCAATTTTGACAGTCTCTTCTTTGCTAGCCTCCTTCTTCTTTAAGtccattttatgttttattgcaTATATTCTCAGTCTAGCGGCCCGAGTTTTTGGAACTAACGGCAATTTTAGCTTTACCATTGTTCCACTGTCCCCAGTTTCAATTGTTGCTGCAACGTATCTGACCAACTTTGGTATGGGGTCTCCATTACGTTTTTTCCTTCTTATCGCATGATCAAAATGATCAATTTTAAACTGAAAGTTATTTAAGATTAGCGTACATACTATTATATGACACACAGCTTTATTTCTCATTGCTTGTGGTCTTTGTTTTTCGCATCTATACGAGTATTTGAAACGTTCTGTAAACCTTTTAATTAAGATctcatttaatatcttagaaTGGTGGCAAATTTTGTAGTTAGCTTTTCTGATTTCGTTAATGTTGGTGTTTAAGAATTTTATGAGTACACTGGCATATACAGCTAGCACTGTAAACTCTAAAGATAATGTCCTGGTTTCCACAAATTGCTTTATGTACGGATGTAAATCATCCATATAATTGTGTTCTGATAgctcaaaaaatatattgacataCTCGTCTTCAGATAAAATCTCCTTTATAACATATACATCTTCGAGATTGGTTGCTTCTCTGTTAAGAAACGGAACATAGAACTCATCTGGGTCGATTTCATCTTCATTCTCTCTCAGCACGAACTTCTTGTCAACTTTTGGTTTTCTTAGCCTGACACCTGGTTTTCTTTGCCTGATACCTGGTTTTCTTTGCCTGACACCTGGTTTTCTTTGCCTGACACCTGGTTTTCTTTGCCTGACACCTGGTTTTCTTAGCCTGACACCTGGTTTTCTTAGCCTGAGACCTGATCTGGTTACCCCAGGTTTTGGAACTAATGGTAATTTTAACTGTACTGTCATTTCACTGTCTTCAATTATAATTGATGCTCCGGTGAGAGCTATCATTTTCATCATACGGCCAGAGCTAACATTTAATACTTTAAAGAAAGGCATCAGCTTAAAGCTAAAGTTACATAAGATTAATGTAAATACAATTATATgacataaaattttattttgctttatatgtttatttgtacAATGTTTTGTAAAGTGTTCCATTATGATATTATTCAATGTTATAGAATAGTGGCATAATATAAAGtcttttttcattatttctttattatcaAGCTGTACCAGTTTTAAAAGTTCACTTGTATATAGAGCTAACACTGTTAATTGTAAGGACAGAGTCTTGTTTTCTATGAAGGACAGTATGTATGGGTGTAAATCAGCTGTATAATTAGTCTCCACAAGCTCACAGTAAATCTGCTCAAATTCATCTCTGGATAAAATCTTCTCTACAAGATATACATTTTGAACTTGTGCTGCGTCTCTGTTTATAGATGGTAAATATAAAGAATCCAAGTCAGGATTATCATTTTTAGATTGTACATTATTGACCATGTCATTGGCGGTCACTGTTTCTATCTGTTCCCTTTGATCTAGAAGAACTACTAATCTTTTTTCTTCTTTCAGCTGCTCTAGTGTATCTGTATCTTTACATACAGTCgtataatttgtatttctgACTAATGGTAGTCGTAGTCGCACCAGTCTTCCAACTTTGCGGCGAACTATTGATGCTCCAGTGAAGTGAACCAGCCGTTTAACGCTAATGTTTTGTTTGCCCACTGCAGTACATAGAGGTTCaagataaaatttataattatttaatatcaaCATGAACACCATTATATGACATATAGCTTTGAGCTGAATTTTTCTTGGTTTAATCCTTCGAAGATGCACATCATTAGGTGATTTTTTATATACAGTTAGTTTTGTAAACTTATTCATTATTATATCATTTAATGTTTTAGAATAtgcacatattttatatttagctgCTGTGATTTGAATCCAGCTAacatgtaagtatttaataagaTAACTGGCATAGGCAGCTAGTACTGTTAATTGTGGTGATAAATGCCTGCCTTTCATGTAAGACTGTATATAAGGGTGCAAATCAGTCACATAGTTATTTTCCTCTAGTTCCTGAAATATCTTATCATATTCATCTTTAGACAAAATCTTCTCTAAGTGATAAACATCTTCAACTTTAGTAGCTCTTCTGTTAATAGGTGGTATGTAGAACTCTTCGGTGTAATTCTCTGTAaggttttgttgttttacaacCTCCGTCTCTTTTGATTGTTTCTTCTTAAATTCTGAAAACTCTGATCTACTTAGTTGCTGCTGTTGCTGCAAAGAATCTAATTCATCTTTAGTTATTTCTCTATCTACAGGCGGTATATTGAGCTCACCTATGCTGTCATTACATGCAACTGCATTTTCCAATACATTGTTATCAATAATCTGTTCTGTGTCCATTTGAACAGCATTTGATATATTATGTGTGTTTGTTTTCTTGAATCTCATCTTGCTAGAAGCTTTCGCTTCGTTTTGATGTTGTAAATGGTCTAAGTCAGTTTTGGTAAGTGGTTTCAAGTCGGCGCTGCCTACCTCTATTAGACGAACAATACCGGTTATCCTGTCTCTGGCCAGTATCAGCATCGTGCCAGTTTCTTCCTTTTCCTCTTTACCGGCGTAAACGAGCTCAGAAGTCTCCATCACTATCGTTCTAGACTTATTCTTGTCTTGCAACACGGCACAGTTTGTTTCAAAGTCTTTCGTCGGACAtccattttggaaatataaTAACGTGGGATAAATCGGACCTTTAGTGCAGACCGAGTGCACTGTGAGCTCCGACATAGCTTCATTTAGGAATATGAGAATAAAAagattaaatacaaatattctaaCGCGCGAACGCGAATTGAGGttataaacaaaattttgtgATGTCAGTGT is part of the Cydia pomonella isolate Wapato2018A chromosome 27, ilCydPomo1, whole genome shotgun sequence genome and encodes:
- the LOC133532449 gene encoding uncharacterized protein LOC133532449, producing MSELTVHSVCTKGPIYPTLLYFQNGCPTKDFETNCAVLQDKNKSRTIVMETSELVYAGKEEKEETGTMLILARDRITGIVRLIEVGSADLKPLTKTDLDHLQHQNEAKASSKMRFKKTNTHNISNAVQMDTEQIIDNNVLENAVACNDSIGELNIPPVDREITKDELDSLQQQQQLSRSEFSEFKKKQSKETEVVKQQNLTENYTEEFYIPPINRRATKVEDVYHLEKILSKDEYDKIFQELEENNYVTDLHPYIQSYMKGRHLSPQLTVLAAYASYLIKYLHVSWIQITAAKYKICAYSKTLNDIIMNKFTKLTVYKKSPNDVHLRRIKPRKIQLKAICHIMVFMLILNNYKFYLEPLCTAVGKQNISVKRLVHFTGASIVRRKVGRLVRLRLPLVRNTNYTTVCKDTDTLEQLKEEKRLVVLLDQREQIETVTANDMVNNVQSKNDNPDLDSLYLPSINRDAAQVQNVYLVEKILSRDEFEQIYCELVETNYTADLHPYILSFIENKTLSLQLTVLALYTSELLKLVQLDNKEIMKKDFILCHYSITLNNIIMEHFTKHCTNKHIKQNKILCHIIVFTLILCNFSFKLMPFFKVLNVSSGRMMKMIALTGASIIIEDSEMTVQLKLPLVPKPGVTRSGLRLRKPGVRLRKPGVRQRKPGVRQRKPGVRQRKPGIRQRKPGVRLRKPKVDKKFVLRENEDEIDPDEFYVPFLNREATNLEDVYVIKEILSEDEYVNIFFELSEHNYMDDLHPYIKQFVETRTLSLEFTVLAVYASVLIKFLNTNINEIRKANYKICHHSKILNEILIKRFTERFKYSYRCEKQRPQAMRNKAVCHIIVCTLILNNFQFKIDHFDHAIRRKKRNGDPIPKLVRYVAATIETGDSGTMVKLKLPLVPKTRAARLRIYAIKHKMDLKKKEASKEETVKIDPDDFYLPSINREATEVEDVYPVEEILSKDEYEAIYYELQQHNYKDNLHPYIQSFIENKTLSLQLTVLAAYANELLKEVNTKNGSYRITRLSDKLNNIFKKRFISETRMVKNKLYDIKERMLCHIIVCLLILNNFRFKLEDFCNTIKNTYVTKHVEMAVSLVGAVIVNGDEGLLVELKLPLVPKQDIIDITSKYRNKKSENKKKEKSENKKKEKSENKKKEKSENKKKKNKSADDETEVIDPDDFYVPPINREATELENVYLIDKLFSKSKYKKIYCELEKSNYSENLHPYIQSIIKNKLLSKQFTVLAVYASELIKFIHVKSELRGKDFKICHFSETLNDLLLKEFTEFREYKSAKRRIRSKDMTDKIICHVIVCCLILNNFQFELKPLYDALKPKKCIRTLIEFVGLVGASIVDGNIVQLKLPLVPKPPFTRRKPSTAIINSYLSKPRENR